One segment of Pseudomonas sp. FP2196 DNA contains the following:
- a CDS encoding methyl-accepting chemotaxis protein — translation MYNSDQQASRTSSVAAAINQLGAAAQEIARNAAQASNQASDARGLAEDGQQVVDRSIKAMNQLSSMLSASSSNIESLNSKTVNIGQILEVITSISQQTNLLALNAAIEAARAGEAGRGFAVVADEVRNLAHRTQESAQQVQTMIEELQVGARESVSTMSDSQRHSQDSVEIANLAGERLNSVTQRIGEIDGMNQSVATATEEQTAVVESINVDITEINTLNQEGVENLHATLRACSDLEQQASRLKQLVGSFRI, via the coding sequence ATGTACAACTCTGACCAGCAAGCCTCGCGCACCAGCAGTGTCGCCGCCGCGATCAACCAACTTGGCGCCGCCGCCCAGGAAATCGCCCGCAACGCCGCGCAAGCCTCGAACCAGGCCAGCGACGCCCGCGGCCTCGCCGAAGACGGCCAGCAAGTGGTGGATCGCAGCATCAAGGCGATGAATCAACTGTCGAGCATGCTCAGCGCGTCGAGCAGCAATATCGAGTCGCTGAACAGCAAAACCGTGAACATCGGGCAGATTCTCGAAGTGATCACCAGTATTTCCCAGCAAACCAACCTGCTGGCGCTCAACGCGGCGATTGAAGCCGCGCGTGCCGGTGAAGCCGGGCGCGGATTTGCCGTGGTGGCGGACGAAGTGCGTAACCTCGCCCACCGCACCCAGGAGTCGGCGCAGCAGGTGCAGACCATGATCGAGGAACTGCAAGTCGGCGCCCGTGAATCGGTGAGCACCATGAGCGATAGCCAGCGCCACAGCCAGGACAGCGTGGAAATCGCCAACCTGGCGGGCGAGCGCTTGAACAGCGTCACCCAACGTATTGGCGAGATCGACGGGATGAACCAGTCGGTGGCTACGGCGACCGAGGAACAAACCGCCGTGGTTGAGTCGATCAACGTCGATATCACCGAGATCAATACGCTGAATCAGGAAGGCGTGGAGAACCTGCATGCGACCTTGCGTGCCTGCTCGGATCTGGAGCAGCAGGCTTCGCGTCTGAAGCAATTGGTTGGCAGCTTCCGCATCTGA
- a CDS encoding glycosyltransferase family 1 protein, with protein sequence MHIADITMFYAPASGGVRTYLDAKHRRLSVKPGIRHSLLIPGAHFGEHDGVYTVPAPALPFGKGYRFPVRLAPWRNVLQGLQPDLIEVGDPYLTAWAALDARRQLDVPVIGFYHSDLPLLVSNRMGHWVTPNVEAYVTKLYGNFDRVLAPSQVMADKLTGLGVRNVFVQPLGVDLQTFHPGARDPDLRAELGIAEDARLLIFAGRGSKEKNLPVLLKCMQRLGSRYHLLLVGSAMPTAVPDNVSVIDEFCPAPTVARLMASADALLHAGDQETFGLVILEAMASGIPVVAVAAGAFEEIVTESCGLLCAPNNPQAMANAVRELFSRNSVKLGQQARQHVERHYAWDTVVDSLLSHYHAVLGHAIPRVANG encoded by the coding sequence GTGCATATCGCCGACATCACCATGTTCTACGCCCCGGCCAGCGGTGGCGTACGTACTTATCTGGATGCAAAACACCGTCGATTGAGCGTCAAGCCTGGGATTCGTCACAGTTTGCTGATCCCCGGCGCGCATTTCGGTGAACACGATGGCGTTTACACGGTTCCCGCCCCCGCCCTGCCCTTCGGCAAGGGTTACCGCTTCCCCGTACGTCTGGCTCCCTGGCGAAATGTCTTGCAGGGGTTGCAGCCCGATCTGATCGAAGTCGGCGATCCCTACCTCACGGCATGGGCCGCGCTGGATGCCCGGCGGCAACTGGATGTGCCGGTGATCGGTTTCTATCACTCGGACTTGCCGCTGTTGGTCAGCAACCGTATGGGTCATTGGGTCACGCCCAACGTCGAGGCCTATGTCACCAAGTTGTATGGCAACTTCGACCGGGTTCTCGCGCCCAGTCAGGTGATGGCTGACAAACTCACAGGCCTGGGCGTGCGCAACGTTTTCGTGCAGCCGCTGGGCGTTGATCTGCAAACCTTTCACCCCGGCGCCCGCGACCCGGACTTGCGGGCCGAGCTGGGCATTGCCGAAGACGCCCGCCTGCTGATCTTCGCCGGGCGCGGTTCGAAAGAGAAAAACCTGCCGGTCTTGCTCAAGTGCATGCAGCGTCTTGGCTCGCGCTATCACTTGTTGCTGGTCGGCTCGGCGATGCCGACTGCAGTGCCGGACAACGTCAGCGTCATCGATGAGTTCTGCCCGGCACCGACCGTGGCACGCCTGATGGCCAGTGCCGATGCGTTGTTGCATGCCGGCGATCAGGAAACCTTCGGTCTGGTGATCCTTGAAGCGATGGCCAGCGGTATTCCAGTGGTCGCTGTGGCGGCCGGGGCGTTCGAAGAAATCGTCACTGAGTCCTGCGGCCTGCTGTGTGCGCCGAACAATCCCCAGGCCATGGCCAATGCCGTCCGGGAATTGTTCAGTCGCAACAGCGTGAAACTCGGCCAGCAAGCGCGCCAGCATGTCGAACGGCATTACGCCTGGGACACGGTGGTCGACAGTCTGCTCAGTCACTATCACGCCGTCCTCGGCCATGCGATTCCACGGGTGGCTAATGGCTGA
- a CDS encoding polysaccharide deacetylase family protein, which yields MADSLNRPAVLLVLHDVAPSTWTDYQPFVEAVDALGDVPMTWLVVPDFHRQDSLETHTDFRQLLSARVARGDELALHGYFHDDREPGPTTPRDWFMRRIYTHEGEFYRLSQEAALARLRAGIELFQRYDWPLHGFVAPAWLMSEGTRQALRELPLSYTSDPQHLYHLPDFTPIDAPGLVWSARSAWRRGLSKIISDQREQHWRQAPVIRLGLHPVDMRHEFSRHYWLNILERLLNEGRVPMTKVNWLARQRGQQERAA from the coding sequence ATGGCTGACTCGCTCAATCGGCCCGCCGTGCTGCTGGTGCTGCACGACGTGGCCCCATCGACCTGGACGGATTACCAACCCTTTGTTGAAGCCGTCGATGCTTTGGGCGATGTACCCATGACCTGGCTGGTGGTGCCGGACTTCCATCGACAGGACAGCCTCGAGACTCACACGGACTTTCGTCAACTGCTGAGCGCACGCGTCGCTCGTGGCGACGAATTGGCCTTGCACGGCTATTTTCATGACGACAGGGAGCCCGGTCCGACCACGCCTCGCGACTGGTTCATGCGCCGTATTTATACCCATGAAGGCGAGTTCTATCGCTTGTCCCAAGAAGCCGCTCTCGCCCGACTGCGCGCAGGCATTGAGCTGTTCCAGCGCTACGACTGGCCGCTCCACGGCTTCGTGGCCCCGGCCTGGCTGATGAGCGAAGGCACGCGTCAGGCGCTGCGCGAATTGCCGCTGAGCTACACCAGCGACCCGCAGCATCTCTATCATTTACCGGATTTCACCCCCATTGATGCCCCGGGCCTGGTCTGGAGCGCCCGCAGCGCCTGGCGTCGCGGTCTGTCGAAGATCATCAGCGACCAGCGTGAGCAGCACTGGCGCCAAGCGCCGGTGATTCGGCTAGGCTTGCACCCGGTGGACATGCGCCACGAATTCTCCCGCCATTACTGGCTGAACATCCTTGAACGACTGCTGAATGAAGGACGCGTACCGATGACCAAAGTGAACTGGCTCGCCCGACAGCGCGGTCAACAGGAACGCGCCGCATGA
- a CDS encoding lysylphosphatidylglycerol synthase transmembrane domain-containing protein codes for MSRGIVLLIGLLAAVLIPLLLGGSEIWSRLQSFPLQWLLIMFGMILLCWGINTLRLRLLLGDQRDRVTPIKSLGVVMAAEFAYCATPGGSGGPLTIMALLARSGVRPARGSAVFAMDQLSDLLFFLCALSGILIYALFQHLSDRMEWLLIVSAVSLFGGLCSCVLLARYHRPLIRLSGRLLARMNVRASTRRRWARKLLHFLAAFIDTLKLPWQTLSKVFALTCVHWLLRYSVLYLALRGLGADLQWAWSFLVQMLSLGAGQFSLLPGGAGAAELTSAALLAPMVGKSTAAAAILIWRVVTFYFYLVVGGPVFLLMLGRPLIRKLMKVRQAS; via the coding sequence ATGAGCCGCGGCATTGTGTTGTTGATCGGCCTGCTCGCCGCAGTGCTGATCCCGCTGCTGCTCGGTGGCAGTGAAATCTGGTCGCGCCTGCAAAGCTTTCCGCTGCAATGGCTGCTGATCATGTTTGGCATGATCCTGCTGTGCTGGGGCATCAATACCTTGCGCCTGCGTTTGTTGCTCGGCGATCAACGGGATCGTGTCACGCCGATAAAAAGCCTTGGCGTGGTCATGGCCGCCGAATTCGCCTACTGCGCAACTCCCGGCGGTAGCGGCGGGCCGCTGACGATTATGGCGTTGCTGGCCCGCAGCGGCGTGCGCCCGGCCCGGGGCAGCGCGGTGTTTGCCATGGATCAGTTGAGCGATTTGCTGTTTTTTCTCTGCGCCCTGAGCGGGATTCTGATTTACGCACTGTTCCAGCACCTTAGCGATCGCATGGAATGGCTGCTGATCGTCAGCGCCGTGTCGCTGTTCGGCGGTTTGTGCAGTTGTGTACTGCTGGCGCGCTATCACCGCCCATTGATTCGCCTGAGCGGACGGCTGCTGGCCCGAATGAATGTGCGCGCCAGCACCCGTCGCCGCTGGGCGCGCAAGCTGCTGCATTTTCTTGCCGCGTTCATCGATACGTTGAAGTTGCCTTGGCAGACCTTGAGCAAAGTCTTCGCCCTGACCTGCGTGCACTGGCTGCTGCGCTACAGCGTGCTGTATCTGGCGCTGCGTGGACTGGGGGCGGATTTGCAGTGGGCGTGGAGTTTTCTGGTACAGATGCTCTCGCTGGGTGCCGGCCAGTTCAGCTTGCTGCCGGGCGGCGCAGGTGCCGCAGAATTGACCTCGGCGGCGCTATTGGCACCGATGGTCGGCAAATCCACGGCGGCGGCGGCGATACTGATCTGGCGGGTTGTGACGTTCTATTTCTATCTCGTGGTCGGTGGACCGGTGTTTCTGTTAATGCTCGGCCGGCCGCTGATCAGAAAGCTGATGAAAGTCAGGCAGGCTTCTTAG
- the purU gene encoding formyltetrahydrofolate deformylase, with amino-acid sequence MRTFRLVISCPDRVGIVAKVSNFLASHNGWITEASHHSDNQVGWFFMRHEIRADSLPFGIEVLREKFAPIAEEFSMDWRITDTEQKKRVVLMASRESHCLADLLHRWHSDELDCEISCVISNHDDLRSMVEWHGIPYYHVPVNPQDKEPAFAEVSRLVKQHDAEVVVLARYMQILPPALCREYAHQVINIHHSFLPSFVGAKPYHQASLRGVKLIGATCHYVTEELDAGPIIEQDVVRVSHSDSIEDMVRFGRDVEKMVLARGLRYHLEDRVLVHGNKTVVF; translated from the coding sequence ATGCGCACTTTTCGGCTGGTGATTTCTTGCCCGGACCGCGTTGGCATTGTTGCCAAAGTCAGTAATTTTCTGGCATCCCATAATGGCTGGATCACCGAAGCGAGCCACCACTCGGATAATCAGGTGGGCTGGTTCTTCATGCGTCACGAGATTCGTGCCGATTCGTTGCCGTTCGGTATTGAAGTCTTGCGCGAGAAGTTTGCACCGATCGCCGAAGAGTTCTCGATGGACTGGCGCATCACCGACACCGAGCAGAAAAAACGCGTGGTGCTGATGGCCAGCCGCGAATCCCATTGCCTGGCCGACCTGCTGCACCGCTGGCACAGCGATGAACTGGACTGCGAAATTTCCTGCGTGATTTCCAACCACGATGATCTGCGTAGCATGGTCGAGTGGCACGGCATTCCTTATTACCACGTCCCGGTCAATCCGCAGGACAAGGAGCCGGCCTTCGCCGAAGTGTCGCGTCTGGTCAAACAGCACGACGCCGAAGTCGTGGTGCTGGCGCGCTACATGCAAATCCTGCCGCCGGCGCTGTGCCGCGAATACGCGCACCAGGTCATCAACATTCACCACAGCTTCCTGCCGTCGTTCGTCGGTGCCAAGCCGTACCACCAGGCCTCCCTGCGTGGCGTGAAACTGATCGGTGCGACCTGCCACTACGTGACCGAAGAGCTGGACGCCGGTCCGATCATCGAGCAGGACGTTGTCCGCGTCAGCCACAGCGACAGCATCGAAGACATGGTGCGTTTCGGTCGTGACGTCGAGAAGATGGTATTGGCGCGCGGCTTGCGTTATCACCTCGAAGATCGTGTGCTGGTCCATGGCAACAAGACTGTAGTGTTCTGA
- the mvaT gene encoding histone-like nucleoid-structuring protein MvaT, with the protein MSLINEYRATEEAIKELQARLKNLSQDDKLQTELEFEGKLRTLMGEYSKSLRDIIALLDPESKTKAPRGGAVKTTGTKRARKVKQYKNPHNGEVIETKGGNHKTLKEWKAKWGGDVVEGWATLLG; encoded by the coding sequence ATGTCCTTGATCAACGAATATCGCGCCACCGAAGAAGCTATCAAAGAGCTGCAAGCCCGTTTGAAGAACCTGTCGCAAGACGACAAACTGCAAACCGAGCTGGAATTCGAAGGCAAACTGCGCACCCTGATGGGCGAATACTCCAAGTCCCTGCGTGACATCATCGCCCTGTTGGATCCAGAATCCAAAACCAAGGCTCCACGCGGCGGCGCAGTAAAAACTACCGGCACCAAGCGTGCTCGCAAAGTTAAACAATACAAAAACCCGCACAACGGCGAAGTCATCGAAACCAAAGGTGGCAACCACAAAACTCTGAAAGAGTGGAAAGCCAAGTGGGGCGGTGACGTGGTTGAAGGCTGGGCTACCCTGCTGGGCTAA
- the sbcB gene encoding exodeoxyribonuclease I, whose protein sequence is MTSIFWYDYETTGINPRSDRPLQVAGIRTDHDLNEIDEPVNLYCQPSEDILPHPAACAITGITPSQLADKGLSEADFMTRVHAQLAAPGTCGAGYNTLRFDDEMTRYSLYRNFFDPYAREWQGGNSRWDLIDVVRAAYALRPDGLVWPTDDEGRVTLKLERLTAANNIDHGHAHEALSDVRATIALARLIREKQPKLYDWLFQLRSKQKVMDQIRLLQPLVHISGRFSAARSYVGVVLPLAWHPKNRNALIVCDLHLDPQGLLDLDAQTLRQRLYTRRDDLLEGELPVPLKLIHINRCPVVAPTSVLRAQDQQRLGLDMALYQERALRLTDAQEVWKDKVAAIYASEDFTPSEDPEQQLYDGFIGDRDRRLCEQVRTADPVQLAQEQWPFDDERLPELLFRYRARNFPDTLNFEEQERWRVFCQQRLSAPEWGAPNTLTSFTEAAEKWALSATPVQSAVLNEWQNYVQALRKRLNL, encoded by the coding sequence GTGACTTCCATCTTTTGGTACGACTACGAAACCACTGGCATCAATCCCCGCAGCGACCGCCCGCTGCAGGTCGCCGGGATTCGCACCGACCACGACCTCAACGAAATCGATGAGCCGGTCAACCTTTACTGCCAACCCAGCGAAGACATCCTGCCGCATCCGGCGGCGTGCGCAATCACTGGCATTACCCCGAGCCAGCTCGCCGACAAGGGCTTGAGCGAGGCCGATTTCATGACCCGGGTGCATGCGCAACTGGCCGCTCCCGGTACGTGTGGCGCTGGTTACAACACGTTGCGGTTCGACGACGAGATGACGCGCTACAGTTTGTACCGCAATTTCTTCGACCCGTACGCCCGCGAATGGCAGGGCGGCAACAGTCGCTGGGACCTGATCGATGTGGTCCGCGCCGCTTATGCGCTGCGTCCCGACGGGCTGGTCTGGCCGACCGATGACGAGGGGCGGGTAACGCTCAAGCTCGAGCGCCTGACGGCCGCCAATAATATTGATCATGGCCACGCCCACGAGGCGTTGTCGGATGTGCGCGCGACCATTGCCTTGGCGCGGCTGATCCGCGAGAAGCAGCCAAAACTGTATGACTGGTTGTTCCAGTTGCGCAGCAAGCAAAAGGTCATGGATCAGATTCGTCTGTTGCAGCCGCTGGTGCACATTTCCGGGCGATTCTCGGCGGCGCGCAGTTATGTCGGCGTGGTGCTGCCATTGGCCTGGCATCCGAAAAACCGCAATGCCTTGATCGTCTGCGACCTGCATCTGGATCCCCAGGGCTTGCTTGATCTCGATGCGCAGACCCTGCGCCAGCGCCTGTACACCCGCCGTGACGATTTGCTGGAAGGTGAGTTGCCGGTGCCGCTCAAACTGATTCATATCAATCGTTGCCCGGTGGTGGCGCCAACGTCGGTATTGCGTGCGCAAGATCAGCAGAGACTGGGGCTGGACATGGCGCTTTATCAGGAACGAGCGCTGCGACTAACTGACGCACAAGAAGTTTGGAAAGATAAAGTTGCGGCGATTTATGCCAGCGAAGACTTCACCCCGAGCGAGGATCCGGAACAACAGTTGTACGACGGATTTATCGGTGACCGCGACCGACGTCTATGTGAGCAAGTGAGAACGGCCGATCCTGTGCAATTAGCGCAAGAGCAATGGCCTTTCGATGATGAACGTTTGCCTGAATTACTCTTTCGATATCGAGCGCGTAACTTTCCCGACACCTTGAATTTTGAAGAGCAGGAACGTTGGCGAGTATTTTGTCAGCAGCGTTTGTCCGCGCCTGAATGGGGGGCTCCAAATACCCTGACATCTTTTACAGAGGCCGCAGAGAAATGGGCGCTTAGTGCGACGCCGGTGCAGAGTGCGGTGCTCAATGAATGGCAGAATTATGTCCAGGCATTACGCAAACGTTTGAATCTTTGA
- a CDS encoding RDD family protein: MLEPTAPPRKAPLAPPLDTRHQVETPEGIELPLRPAGLMVRAIAFAIDLSIRGAVMGVLFIVLAFFGKLGMGLGSLLLFAVSWWYMVLFEVLRQGRSPGKQWMGLRVVHDDGTPIGWSASLLRNLLRFVDLLPFGYFLGTLSCLNHPTFKRLGDIAAGTLVVYSERPLVRPQLPAAEPRRAPIALTLSEQRALLGFAERQADLTPARVNELAALLAQPLRISAPKAVTELNGIARGLLGPT, translated from the coding sequence ATGCTCGAGCCGACAGCACCGCCAAGGAAAGCACCGCTGGCCCCGCCGCTGGATACGCGGCATCAGGTCGAAACGCCGGAAGGCATCGAGCTGCCGCTGCGACCCGCCGGGTTGATGGTGCGGGCCATCGCCTTCGCGATTGACCTGAGCATTCGCGGCGCGGTCATGGGCGTGCTGTTCATCGTTCTGGCGTTTTTCGGCAAGCTCGGCATGGGCCTCGGCTCGCTGCTGCTGTTTGCGGTCAGCTGGTGGTACATGGTGCTGTTCGAAGTGCTGCGCCAGGGACGCTCGCCGGGTAAGCAATGGATGGGCCTGCGCGTGGTGCATGATGACGGCACCCCGATAGGCTGGTCGGCTTCCTTGCTGCGCAACCTGTTGCGCTTTGTCGATCTGCTGCCATTCGGTTATTTCCTCGGCACCCTCAGTTGCCTTAATCACCCGACCTTCAAGCGTCTGGGTGACATCGCCGCCGGTACGCTGGTGGTTTACAGCGAACGCCCTCTCGTCCGCCCGCAACTGCCCGCCGCCGAACCACGCCGCGCGCCGATTGCCCTCACCCTCAGCGAACAGCGCGCGCTGCTCGGGTTCGCCGAGCGTCAGGCCGATCTGACGCCCGCGCGGGTCAATGAACTGGCAGCACTACTGGCCCAGCCACTGCGTATTTCCGCCCCCAAAGCAGTCACCGAACTCAACGGCATCGCCCGCGGCTTGTTGGGCCCGACATGA
- a CDS encoding stage II sporulation protein M, translating into MKQSLFESRHKAEWERFALALERLERGKETSQVAGFPKAYRHLCQHLALAQERGYSSFLIDSLQQQVLRGHQQLYRHRSRLGANLLSFILADFPRLVRAEWRFVLVAGLLFFGSLIGVGVLVYVFPELVYNLLPADQVREMQGMYDPVAGHLGRPAERAASEDWVMFGYYVMHNIGIAFQTFASGLLMGVGSAFFLFYNGLVIGAVAGHLSEIGYGQTFWSFVIAHGAFELTAIALAGAAGLQLGWALIAPGRLTRAEALKRAARKSVLLICGVMLFLLIAAFIEAYWSSKTSVAALTKYLVGAALWILVASYLLFAGRTRHAPE; encoded by the coding sequence ATGAAGCAAAGTCTTTTCGAAAGTCGCCACAAGGCCGAATGGGAGCGTTTTGCCCTGGCCCTTGAACGTCTAGAACGGGGTAAGGAAACCTCACAAGTGGCGGGCTTCCCCAAAGCGTATCGGCACCTCTGCCAACATCTGGCGCTGGCGCAGGAACGTGGCTACAGCAGTTTTCTCATCGACTCCCTGCAGCAGCAGGTGTTGCGCGGTCATCAACAGCTTTACCGGCATCGCAGTCGTTTGGGTGCCAACCTGTTGAGCTTCATCCTCGCCGACTTCCCGCGTCTGGTGCGTGCCGAATGGCGTTTTGTGCTGGTTGCCGGCCTGTTGTTTTTCGGCAGCCTGATCGGCGTCGGTGTGCTGGTCTATGTGTTTCCCGAACTGGTCTACAACCTGCTCCCCGCCGATCAGGTGCGCGAGATGCAAGGCATGTACGACCCGGTGGCCGGTCACCTCGGGCGCCCGGCCGAACGTGCGGCCAGCGAAGACTGGGTGATGTTCGGCTACTACGTGATGCACAACATCGGCATTGCCTTTCAGACCTTCGCCAGCGGTTTGCTGATGGGGGTGGGCAGTGCGTTTTTTCTGTTCTACAACGGTCTGGTCATCGGTGCCGTGGCCGGACATCTGAGTGAAATCGGCTACGGCCAGACCTTCTGGTCATTCGTTATCGCCCATGGTGCCTTTGAACTGACAGCCATTGCCCTCGCCGGCGCGGCAGGCTTGCAACTGGGCTGGGCGTTGATCGCACCGGGACGCCTGACCCGTGCCGAAGCGTTGAAACGCGCCGCGCGCAAAAGCGTGCTGCTGATCTGTGGGGTCATGTTGTTCCTGCTGATCGCCGCGTTTATCGAAGCCTATTGGTCGTCGAAAACCAGCGTCGCTGCGCTCACCAAATATCTGGTCGGTGCCGCTCTGTGGATTTTAGTGGCGAGCTATTTGTTGTTTGCCGGAAGGACACGCCATGCGCCTGAGTGA